From Brassica rapa cultivar Chiifu-401-42 chromosome A06, CAAS_Brap_v3.01, whole genome shotgun sequence:
CCTACCACTAATGATATTCTGACAGCATTCGGTTTCGATATCGAGAGAGAAGTGACGCGTGAAGTTCACTAAACTGTGATGTTTCGTAGTCGTTCCATCACAAAGGCATCCTTTAGAGTTGCAAGAGTTTCAAATGTTCCAAGGACTTCAACTCCTCTACTAAGACATTGACAAAACATTTGGGCCTCGTTACTAGTTGGATCCACTAGACAGCCCAATATGAGATCAGGCCCAAAACtgtaaaaccctaaacccctctTTTTACTCTTTTAGCTCTCTCTGCTCTCCAAGTTTTTCGATTTGCTCTAGTTCGTCCTCAGTTCACTTAGCTCTTCAGTTACACTCTGTAAATCTCTCATCCTCCCTGCAAACCCTAGTTTCGAACTTTCTGTAATCTTctcaaagttttaatttttcttactgGGTCTGATCTTTGCCAGTGAAATGCATATCATTTCCTTCAAATCcgacctaatttttttttttttgttcttcttctgaTTATGTCTTGTCTGTGTGTTTTGTCTTTTCAGTAGCAGATCAGTGTCGGTGATATCTCCCCAGGAGGAGAAATGTTTGCTCTTTCCAAGGTTGTAAGAAGGTTTGTTTCCAAACTTCAACATGTTCTTCAGATGCGTCACTGAGTAGTATACGTAGCTTATGTTATGTATTAATGTTTTCAGAAGCCAGAGTCTTCGACTAGGAGCTTGCAATGCTGTGTACTACTCTAAGCTAGAGATACCATTGGGAGAAAGGAACGGTTCTGTTGAATCAAACGCTTTGATACATGATAAACACGAAGCTTTCTCTAGCTCTTACGAGCTGCCATGGAACTACTCTACCGGAAGACGCTCGCTTTCCTCTGACGCCGGTGCTAGAAGCTCCGGGGAGGAAGATGAGATCGAAAGCCTTGGAACTCCAGACGATACTAGTGGTGATAGTGAAGATGGGCTTCAGTCTGAGGAGGAGCTGTCCTGTGACGAAGCTGAAATTGATGGAGCAGAACTGGAACTACTCTCTGAGGCTGGTAAAACACAGGGAAGCAAGAGATCGTCTGAGCTGTTTAAGGCCATTGTCTCTGTCTCAGGTCTATCTGTAGCCTCTGCGCTTGATAAATGGGTTGAGGAGGGAAAGGAGATCAACCGCACAGAGATTGCAAATGCCATGTTACAGCTCCGTAGGCGTCGGATGTATGGGAGAGCACTGCAGGTACTACATATTAATCTTTCTGTTTTGGTCTCTAGAGTTCAAGCTCGCTAAGTGTTATTCCTTCTCTTCTTGTTACTATAGTTAGCAGAATGGCTTGAAGAACATAAGCAATATGAATGGGAAGAGAGAGATTACGCTTCTCGGCTTGATCTTATTGCCAAGGTGCGTGGTCTGTACAAGGGAGAGATTTACGTCGAAAGAATCCATGAATCTTTCAGAGGGGAACTGGTGTACCGCACCCTCCTGGCGAACTACGCATCAACAAGCAACGTGAGGAAAGCAGAAGCCGTGTTCAACAAAATGAAGGACTTGGGGTTCCCTAGGACATCATACGCTTGTGACCAGATGCTCATGCTCTACAAGAGGGTCGACAAGAAGAAGATAGCCGATGTGTTATCGATGATGGAGAAGGAAAACCTGAAGCCGACTCTCTACACGTACAAGATCCTCATTGACGCCAAAGGAGCGACGAATGACATTAGTGGGATGGAAGAGATTTTGGAGACGATGAAAAGCGAAGGTGTTGAAGTCGACCTTCGTGCGAAGTCTATAGTTGCAAGACACTATGCATCAGCTGGGCTTAAGGAGAAGGCTGAGAAAGTGCTGAAGGAGATTGAAGGTGAGAGTTTGGTGGCTAATAGGTACGTGTGCAAGGATTTGCTTTCCATCTATGGCTTTCTCCAGAGGGCGGATGAGGTGAGCAGAATCTGGAAGATCTGCGAAGCAAACAACCCTTTTTATAAAGAGTCCCTCGCTGCAATCCTGGCGTTTGGAAAGATTAATAAGGTTAAAGAAGCAGAGGCGGTTTTCAAGAAGTCTGTGAAGATGGGGCACAGAGTTTCGTCAGGGATGTACTCCGTCCTCTTGAGAGTTTACGTGGATCACAAGATGGTCTCAGAAGGTAAGGATCTTGTCAAGAGGATGGTGGACAGCGGATGCAACATCGGGGCCTTAACATGGGATGCACTGATCAGGCTCTATGTGGAAGCCGGGGAAGTAGAAAAGGCTGACGCGTCGCTTAGCAAGGCAACGCAGCTGAAACAGATAAAGCCGTTGATGAGCTCATTCATGTACGTGATGGACGAGTATGCGAGAAAAGGTGATGTTCACAACACTGAGAAGATCTTCCAGTGGATGAGGCAATCTGGCTATCATTCTCGCTTCAGGCAGTTCCAGTCCCTTATCCAGGCTTATGTCAATGCCAAAGCTCCAGCTTATGGGATGAAGGACAGAATGAAAGCTGATAACGTCTTCCCTAACAGGGGCTTGGCTGTTCTGCTCGCTAACGCTGATCCCTTCAAGAAGACACCTCTCTCTGATCTCCTGGATTGAGTTACACTGCTACCTTTGTGAATCTTTGGTTTGATTGATTCGCTTTCTATCCATGTTAAGTAGCATTCTTAGTTTAAATGAAGCctcctaatatatatattataaactcTGTATGGTTGCTTCTTTGCCCAATGGTAtggttctttctttctgtttggTTTGATGAATGCAAACAAAAGCATTTTACATTATATTTCAAACCGAATAATTTACAGAGAGACTTGCACGATTGTGTGCCACACTCATGTTCAAGTgagaataataataaaagaaacaCGCTCAAAAGAACACAGAAGAGAAACGAAAGGTTACAACAAATCCTATGATGAATTCACCTAACATGACCTCAAAATTTTGGGCCTCCACTAATGGATTGTAGTAAGCTAGAAGTGATTTGGCTATTGACTCTGGAGATCTGGCCTGAGTACAAGTCTAGTGATGAAAGGGGACATGGCTGCAAGAAGCGCCTTGGGACACTCCTCGTGTGGTAGATGCCCACATCCTGAGACTGCTACTAGTCTCTGTCAGTCATTAACATGAACCAATGTTAGttcctgtttttttctttttggcatGAAAACAAACCAAAGCTGAGTGTAAATGAGGGAGTTACAGAGTTTAGGAGTTTAGACGCCATTGCTTGGGATGACTTCAATGGGACAAGAGCGTCTTCGGCTCCAGCAATGACTAGTACTGGCAGGTTTTCCACAGCCTTCAGAAGCGAAGCTGCATTTTGAGGCGCAAGCACCGTTTCAGATGAGAGTCTGCCTATCTCATGAAGTGCCTCGTCCCAGCCTTCTACGTGTAGAGGGGCCTGATAAAGAGGGAACTTGATTATATATGTTCACAGCATTTGCAATCTTTCATGACATGAGGGTATACCTTGTATAGCCTGAGGACGTCTGTAGTCATCTTTGCAGGATCATACCAAGCGCGACGATTCACCACTTGAGCTATCTCAGTGCGCAAAAGAGGTCGAACGAGGTGCTTCTTCCGTAGTGATGTGTGGAGAAGTATTCTTGCAAAAGCTGGAACCACTTCCCTTGACAAGCTCACATTAAGCAAAACCACTCCTCTGACCACGACCTATTAGAGCAAAAGACATCATGAccaactaagaaaaaaaaaaaagaaagccaAGATATCAAGTCCACTCACTTTGATGGGATCGTTGATTGTCATCAATCTTTGAGCAGCCTTCAGAGCAAGCAGACCTCCATCATCATGACCAACGAATACTACCGAAGAGAATCCCATCTCATGGCAGAAAGCAAGAAGCATCTCTACCTGATTCTCAAGTGTGTAAGGATTGAGAAGCCGTCTTTCTTCCAGATCAATTTTATGTGGCCTGGCTGTTAATCCCCAACCAGGTCTATCAAACGCAGTGACAACACAGCCGAGATCGTGAGCCAGTGGAGACATCACATGCCTCCAGGAGAACACTCCTCCCCCAAATCCATGAACCAAAACCACACCAAACTTACCGCTTTCGTCCACGCCTTTCTCCTCATCCTCAAAACTGAACACATTCATCATGTCTTCCTCTCTTCCTTTGAAAATCAGAGGAGGAGAAGTAGGAGAACTGTCAAGAAGAGGGTCGTGCAAGGAAGAATTGTTAAACACGCTGCTGTAGCTCCTGtggtaatgatgatgatgatgatgatgctggCTTTTCTCAGCCATGCTCAACACTTTCCTGTCGAACTTCAACCTTCCAGCCACTGTCTCCGGCGTGGTGCTGTAACTAGAATTGCCTTCGAGAACATTTGGGGAGATAGACTCCTCTGGTGAACCAGGCGCACAAAGCTTGTAATGCACAGTGAGACCTCGAAGTTTAATGAATAAACTGTCAGTGTCAGCAAGCAAACTCACTGGAAGCTCTCCTTCAACGTGGGACAAAGGCTTCCTCTTTGCTTCTCCATCAAACTTGGAGGCCGCCTTTCCAGCCATAGGAATGGGAGACCGTGGGACTTTCTGGTGGACGGAGAAGATACTCTTGCATAAAAGAACCTGCCACACACTACATATAAGCAaacacaagaaaacaaaagaaaagaaaaaaggaaactcACAGCTTCAGGGTCAACTCTGTGATACAAAATCTTCCTCCTAGCTCTACAACTTGTGACGTAAGCTACAACCGTGTGACCAAGTGCAAACACTACGGACGAGAGGAACAAAACCGGCATCCCCCACGACTTCTTCAGGTGAAGCCGGTGATGCCTAGATGGAGAGAAGGAGGCTGCTTCGGTGTTGAGTTGAGAAGTTACAGTGAAAAGACAAGCTTTAACTGAGAGAAGTAGAACTGAAACCACACAGCACAGAGACACAGTTCCGAGGTAAGGACCGTGCGAGAGTCCAGGAACGTCCGAGAGTGAATAGATACCTGTTCACAAGTTATACAAACCAATGAGCCTCACTAAAAGATCAAATAAAACTCAACACAAAGAGATTGAGCAGTAACAAAGGAACAAAACATCAGTAATTAAGATTAATGCAGACAAAAATCAAGAAGAAAAAGACATGCAGAGGGCAGAGAATGAATGATTCTTACAGATGACAAGGAAAGATCTGGCGACAGAGACCAGAGGAATATCAGTCAAGGATCTCTTGAAACCGTATCGACTCAGATGCTCCTTAGCTCCGTAGCACGTCACGCAAGTGAAGCTCGACAACAAGAAGCTCGGCACTAGCACATCGCATATAGCTACAAGCAAAGGCAACGACGAAACGAGCAGAGAAGCCAACATAGCAACTAAGAAGAACACTGTCCGCAAGCATCTTCTCACTTTCTCCAGAAAGAACCAACCTTTTGCCATCCTCGATTACAATGctgttgaaaaaataaaaaagacaagATCTTTTCCCACCTCGTCTGTTATATGTCGGAGTTGAAACATAAAGAAGCGAATCGAGGGTGTCGGAGACAGATCGGCGGCGACAAGGATGGTAAAAGACTATTCCTTTTTGCAACAAAATGTGAGATGATAGGATCAAAAGAAGAAGGCCATTGCTACGATTCTGATTTAAGAGATGAAGCAGAGAGATTTTTCAGAATCGCAGGAAAGccgagagagacagagagagaaaaaaaaatcaaaactttttggTTTCTCCAGAAACCAAAAAACCACCGTTTTCTTCTGTTCTTCGTCTTTTCTTCTGTTTTATAATATTGCACGTCGTGTAATTATTTTTCGTTAATATTTTTCACATTAGCTAAGACATgtttgtgaacaaaaaaaaaactaagacaTGTACGataatcatataaataagtACTTCAGTGTTTTAACAATTGTTATATTATTAGTTGACTAaatagtaaattatatatattaataaattgataaacaggcatttttttgttttatttttaaatcaacacaatgaaagaaaagaaaaaaaaacactttgacAACTTGGTCCGACCTGTCTCTCTGCTCGGAccgttgttaaatatttttattggacAATTATCACAATTCTACCTTTTGTTTGAAACTTAAAAGTAATATTATTCGAAAcgttataatttcttttttgttacaaataaTAACTAGTTTTCTAAGCTGTATTTCTTGCGAAACGAATAATGTGAAATAAAAAAGTATTGTAGCGTTTATTCTCTTCGTTATATGATATTGATACTAGATAATTTAGATACATTCACGGTCTATACCTTAGTGAAGCTGGCGATAAAGCGAGCAATAAAGGAAATATATCTAATAATATCTTCAGAGCACAAAGCCATAAAGTAATATGATAGTAACATGTTAACACGACCACCGTTCGAAATTTGGCTgtaaaagaaaatatcaaatgctctctctttttttattttgaacacCCCAAATGCTCTCTCTATTAGCCCAATAACACCTTATaacttttcaaaatttcaaactcttgttttaaatttaaaacgtCCGTCTATAGAGGGACCCCAACAACAAAACGAAAGCAAAACTTTATTAGTGTAACCGGTAGCAATTCATTTGAAAATTTGGATGGTTTCGTCAAAATAGTTTTGAAAAGCAGTTGAGGTTGTTGACATTAAAGTGCTTATTATTTGCACTTTTTTGAAGGAAACAAAAGGATTAAACAAAGCTGACCCCCGTTTAACAAAACTTAATTCGATGAGAATAGTTATGGGCTTCTCATACGCTGTTTAGAAACAGAAAGCCCAATTTGTTTAGATTACAAAGGGGAAGCTGGGCTTCACGTGAATTCTCACGAGTCTGACATCAACTGATTTGCATGCCACGTGTGAGATTAATCGACAATTAAAGGCCCACTTTTTGGAGTTTTGTTTAATTGAGGAGGGAGAGACAGTGAAGGATCTTTCTTCACAGCCTCGCAAAACCACCCAGTTGTGCCCATTCCCAAGCTGGTGCACGTAAATCAAGGCCCTCGTTTCCTTCCAAAAGCTTATCGATTTTATCTTGGT
This genomic window contains:
- the LOC103872343 gene encoding pentatricopeptide repeat-containing protein At1g15480, mitochondrial isoform X2, producing the protein MFALSKVVRRSQSLRLGACNAVYYSKLEIPLGERNGSVESNALIHDKHEAFSSSYELPWNYSTGRRSLSSDAGARSSGEEDGLQSEEELSCDEAEIDGAELELLSEAGKTQGSKRSSELFKAIVSVSGLSVASALDKWVEEGKEINRTEIANAMLQLRRRRMYGRALQLAEWLEEHKQYEWEERDYASRLDLIAKVRGLYKGEIYVERIHESFRGELVYRTLLANYASTSNVRKAEAVFNKMKDLGFPRTSYACDQMLMLYKRVDKKKIADVLSMMEKENLKPTLYTYKILIDAKGATNDISGMEEILETMKSEGVEVDLRAKSIVARHYASAGLKEKAEKVLKEIEGESLVANRYVCKDLLSIYGFLQRADEVSRIWKICEANNPFYKESLAAILAFGKINKVKEAEAVFKKSVKMGHRVSSGMYSVLLRVYVDHKMVSEGKDLVKRMVDSGCNIGALTWDALIRLYVEAGEVEKADASLSKATQLKQIKPLMSSFMYVMDEYARKGDVHNTEKIFQWMRQSGYHSRFRQFQSLIQAYVNAKAPAYGMKDRMKADNVFPNRGLAVLLANADPFKKTPLSDLLD
- the LOC103872343 gene encoding pentatricopeptide repeat-containing protein At1g15480, mitochondrial isoform X1, which produces MFALSKVVRRSQSLRLGACNAVYYSKLEIPLGERNGSVESNALIHDKHEAFSSSYELPWNYSTGRRSLSSDAGARSSGEEDEIESLGTPDDTSGDSEDGLQSEEELSCDEAEIDGAELELLSEAGKTQGSKRSSELFKAIVSVSGLSVASALDKWVEEGKEINRTEIANAMLQLRRRRMYGRALQLAEWLEEHKQYEWEERDYASRLDLIAKVRGLYKGEIYVERIHESFRGELVYRTLLANYASTSNVRKAEAVFNKMKDLGFPRTSYACDQMLMLYKRVDKKKIADVLSMMEKENLKPTLYTYKILIDAKGATNDISGMEEILETMKSEGVEVDLRAKSIVARHYASAGLKEKAEKVLKEIEGESLVANRYVCKDLLSIYGFLQRADEVSRIWKICEANNPFYKESLAAILAFGKINKVKEAEAVFKKSVKMGHRVSSGMYSVLLRVYVDHKMVSEGKDLVKRMVDSGCNIGALTWDALIRLYVEAGEVEKADASLSKATQLKQIKPLMSSFMYVMDEYARKGDVHNTEKIFQWMRQSGYHSRFRQFQSLIQAYVNAKAPAYGMKDRMKADNVFPNRGLAVLLANADPFKKTPLSDLLD
- the LOC103872344 gene encoding uncharacterized protein LOC103872344, yielding MAKGWFFLEKVRRCLRTVFFLVAMLASLLVSSLPLLVAICDVLVPSFLLSSFTCVTCYGAKEHLSRYGFKRSLTDIPLVSVARSFLVICIYSLSDVPGLSHGPYLGTVSLCCVVSVLLLSVKACLFTVTSQLNTEAASFSPSRHHRLHLKKSWGMPVLFLSSVVFALGHTVVAYVTSCRARRKILYHRVDPEAVLLCKSIFSVHQKVPRSPIPMAGKAASKFDGEAKRKPLSHVEGELPVSLLADTDSLFIKLRGLTVHYKLCAPGSPEESISPNVLEGNSSYSTTPETVAGRLKFDRKVLSMAEKSQHHHHHHHYHRSYSSVFNNSSLHDPLLDSSPTSPPLIFKGREEDMMNVFSFEDEEKGVDESGKFGVVLVHGFGGGVFSWRHVMSPLAHDLGCVVTAFDRPGWGLTARPHKIDLEERRLLNPYTLENQVEMLLAFCHEMGFSSVVFVGHDDGGLLALKAAQRLMTINDPIKVVVRGVVLLNVSLSREVVPAFARILLHTSLRKKHLVRPLLRTEIAQVVNRRAWYDPAKMTTDVLRLYKAPLHVEGWDEALHEIGRLSSETVLAPQNAASLLKAVENLPVLVIAGAEDALVPLKSSQAMASKLLNSRLVAVSGCGHLPHEECPKALLAAMSPFITRLVLRPDLQSQ